In Segatella copri, the DNA window CCATAAGCTTGCAGCATCAGTTCCGTCTCACGAAGAGTAAAAGGAGCAAGATACATCTCGTGCGTTATCCTATTATGAAGCCCACCATGACTATCTATCAGATTGGCAATCATCCACGACGTGGCACTGCCACAAACGATAAGCATGATTTCACTTTGGTAAGCTGCCCATCCGTTCCAAAAGTGCTCAAAAGCCTGTTGGAAACCAGATTTCGGCGTATCCAAGCATGGTAGTTCATCGATAAAAACAACGAGTCGTTCTCCTTTCATTTTTGCCTTTAACAACTGTTTCAATGCCTCAAAAGCCTCTGTCCAATTCGTAGGAATAGGCTGTTTGGAATCTCCATATTCCCTCAGCGCAAACCCGAAATTAGAGAGTTGCGCCTCTGCTGGTGCCTCTATAGACCCAGACATATCAAAGGCAAACTTATCACGGAAGAGATTTCTCACAAGATAAGTCTTGCCGATACGACGCCTGCCATATACAGCCACAAACTCAGCTTTGCCAGAATGATAATATTCTGTCAACAGCTCGATTTCTTTCTTTCGGCCGATAATTTGCTCCATACCTTTTAAATCTAACTTTAATGATGGTGCAAATATAAGATAATTATCCGAGAAAAACAAGGATTCTATAGCCAAATCGATAAATTTTAACTCGATTTGGCTAAAGAATAGGTTATACTATAGCCAAATCGAGCAATTCTCCTTCGATTTGGCTATAGAATGCCTTGTAGATTGCTATTATCCCCCTGGGCTAAGAGCTTTTGAACTTTCAGCCCGTGCCGTACAGTTCTTTAAGACTTACACAGGCAAGATTTTGAGAATCTGGGGGAATTTTAGGCAAAAAGATTTTGAGGAAAAGAATATTTTATGTATATTTGCCCCCAATTGTAACATCAACAAGTAAAGATTTTGAATATATTCATTATGAAACAAAGGAATACAGACATCGACTGGATAAGAGCCATACTCATTATTCTCATGATATTGATTCATATCGTGAGTGTTGGCAACGCATACCCCCATCTCAAGGCAGGCATTCTCTCGTTCATGATGCCTACCTTCCTCATCATTACTGGCTATCTCGTGAATATTGAGAAAAACCCAAAGGAGATGGGAAGATACCTGATGTGTCTCGCTTTGCCTTACGTCATCATGGTAACCGGTTTCTCTGTCCTCTCCTATTTCATGCCGGTGAGAGATGGCATCACGGAACTGTCACTCTCTCAGATTTGTGAGAAGATATTCGTTACTTCCATCGGTCCCTATTGGTTCATTCAGACCATGATTATCTGCGGCATTCTCTATTACGTCAGTTTCAAGGGAGCAACCTGGGGAACCCTCAGACAGGGAAAAACGACGATGAGCACCACCACAAGCCTCTTTATCTTCGCCACCCTACTTCTGCTCCTGTCCAAGACACCCGCTCTTTCGCCCAGTGCCGCCACCTATTATTTCATCGGAGCGGTACTCAGACAATGCCATATCGGCTTTGACAGAATTTTCCGTCCTTCACCGGTTGCCCTGCTGCTCTGGATTAACTTGCTGGGCTTGGAAGAATGGTACGACTGGGGCACGCTCGCCATCGTCTTCTCCTGCTGGTGCTGCATTTCATCCCTGATGTGGATACACAGCCTCATCAAACGCCTACAGGATAATGCCTGCGTCCGAAAGACAGAAGACACCTTATTATATATAGGCCGCAACACGCTTCCTATCTATCTCTTCCACCCCATCTTTACGATGGCAGCCAAGTTTTATCATCCCCTCTTTAGTTGGGACAGGAGCGAAATCTGTTTCGCCCTCGTTACCATATTCATCGCTATAGCCGGAAGCATCGGCATCGCCAAGATGATGGAGAAGACCCATCTGGCTTATCTCTTCGGAAAAGGAAAGATGCTGAGATAAATAATACCAGGATATATTTGGTAATTTGGAGATTTTGAAGTACTTTTGCAACATGAATATCAAGAACAAGATAAATAATATGGATGATGCCAAGCGAGAGAAGCTGGGCGAAGTCATCAGATTCGGAATCGTAGGCGGACTGGCTACGGTGCTGCAATACGTCATCTACCTGGCTATGATGCCGGCGCTGACCCATTTCATCCCCAACATGGGCGACCACAGTCTGGCTACCACAGCCAATACCATCGCCTACATCGTAAGTTTCATCTTCAATTTCATCGCCAGCACCCGCTATACCTTCAAGGTAAAGGCGAATGCCAAGCGCGGAGCAGGATTCACCCTCTCCCACATCGTCAACTACTCGATGCAGACCCTCTGCCTCAACCTCTTTGTAGGCTTGGGTCTAGCCAAACAGCTGGCTATGATACCTACCCTCTGCATCTGCATCCCGGTAAACTTCCTCCTGGTAAGGTTCTTCCTGAAGAAATAAGGGGATTCCCAAAACACGATAAAAGAAAGATATGAAAAAGATATTCGATATTTTTAAAATCAAGAAAGAAGAAAGAGTTTCAGCACTCGTCGCACTCATCATAGCATGTGCCCTCAATGCCCTGACTGTCATCAAATACCACAGCCAGTTCTCGCAGATTACAGATAATTATCACAAACTCTTTGTCAAGACCTTCCATGTGGCAGGTTTCGACCCGCTTACCTATAGCATCGTATCTCACTGGGACACAGAATATAACGTATACCGCCACCCGCTGCTGGCGTTCTTCATGTATATCCCGAATCAGATAAATCAAGGATTGATGATGCTTACCGGCATCAACTGCGTTCAGTTTGTCGTGGGAGCTATCCTGGTGTTCTGCGCCTTCTATTCCTTCATTTTCCTTTACCGTATATTCAGAGAAGTGATTGGTACAGAGCGCTTTGATGCAAATCTGCTCTCTGCCTTCTATTTTTCTTTCGCCTATGTGATGGTTTCAGCGATGGTACCCGACCATTTCATCATGTCGATGATCATACTCCTCTGTACCCTGTATATCACAGGCGTATGCATGAAGAAAGGCAGACAGCTTACCATCTGGCAGACTATCCTGCTCTTTGTATTTACAGCGGGCGTATCGCTCAACAATGGTCTGAAGACCTATCTTGCCGCCCTTTTCACCAATGGCAGAAAGTTCTTCAGTATCAAATACTTCCTGATAGGAGTCATCCTTCCTGCCGCACTCATGTGGGCTTTCGCCAGATGGGAATACCGCACCTTCGTATGGCCTAAGGAAATGGCAAGACACGAGGCTAAGATGAAGAAAAACAAGGAAGCCACAGCCAAGATTTACCAGCAATACCGCGACAGCACTGGCGTGAAAGACTCGGCAAAGGTAGAAGCTGCCGTCAAGAAAATCATCAAGGATAAAGCGCATGCCAAATATGTTCGTGACCATAAACAGATATGGAACAAGAACACGGGCAAGCCTATCGCCAAGGGCGAATTCATGAACTGGACCGACAAGACGACCTCCCGCTCGCAAACTCTGGTCGAGAATTTCTTCGGTGAAAGCATCATGCTGCACCAGCAGAACCTTCTGGGCGATGTATTGCGCAACCGTCCGGTTATCGTGAAATACCAGTCTGCGGTCAATTATGTGGTAGAGGCATTCATCGTTGTGCTTTTCTTACTTGGCATCCTTGCCGGAAGAAAATCAAAGTTCCTCTGGCTCACCCTGACATTCTTCCTGATGGATGCTGCCCTCCATATCGGTTTGGGCTTCGGTATCAACGAGGTATATATCATGACTGCCCACTATATGTATGCCCTTCCTATCGCCATCGCCTTCCTGGCGCTCAAGGCAAAAGGAAAGAGCCTGAAATGGGGCTTCAGAGGATTGATGCTCGCCATCACCCTCTATCTGTGGATAAGCAACGGATATCTGCTGGCAGGCTACATGCTAGGATAAGAAGCCTTGAACCACAACAAGTTGCTAGCCAAAAGCTGCCTTGATCCAGCGGATGATATCCTCATGCTCCATATCAAACTTACGGGCAAAGAGGCGGTTGCTTTGTTCCAGCTCCTCTTTGTCTGCCAAAGTCCAGACGTATGGATTGCCCCGTTTCCAGTCAATGAGTCGCATGCAGCCCTCATATTCATCTTTTTCAGAATACAGGGCTGCCCGGAAATCGGGATGATTCCATACCAGGGTCTGCAGGAAGAACTCATCAGGGCAGAAGGTATAATTGAATCTTTTCAATACAAACGGCTTCTGGCTCACCACATACTCCACACATGCCTGCGTGATGCTCACCCAGTTGGCACCCTTGGCAAAATCCATCTTCTGGCGATGCAGGAACGGCATGAGCAGCATCGAAAGATATTTATTCAGTCGCCTGGTAATGGCATTCAAAACCCCATACTTCGAGCGGGTAAGACTGGTAAATAGCCAATAACGCATCATCTTCCGGCGGCAATCCCATTCAAATTCCTCACCATGATTGATGCCCACAAACTCCTTACCCTGATGCTCCTCAAAGAACTGATGGATGTAATCCTGCGATTTGATAGGTAAATCCTGACCACTCAGCAGATGGTAGTAGGCATAAGGTCCATGCTTCAAAGCCTCCTCGAAAAGCACATACTCCGCCTTAATCTGGCTCAGATTTCCCCAACGCACATCCACCCTCTGTTCCAATAAAAAGAGGCGTGCCTTGGAAAGAACCAGCGGTTCAGCACCATCCAGCATATCCGATTTCCGGTCGATATGCAGAAATATATCATTGCGCTCATCATCGAGCATCGACAGCAATACCCTGAGAAGCGGTAAACTGCCATGAGCCATTATCAAAAAAGCATGTTTCATTGTCATTATTTATCTTTATTATCCAACTGTCCGTCCTGATGACTTTTTCATAATCATTGCGACAAAGATACACCAAATAAAAGAGAATACAAAATAAAACTCCGTTTTTATCAGAAAAAAGACACAAAATAGAGCCTTTCTTTTTGAATATTCAGAAAAAACAATTACTTTTGCAGCGCTAAGAAGGAGATGCGGCATGCATCAGCCCAGCAAAAAAAATAATCAGAGAATGAACAATATATTTAGAATTAAAAAAGAAGAAAGGCTCTTTGCCTTGATTACACTCATCGTTATCATCGCCTTTAATGTGCTGATGATAACCTATCATTTTGATGATTTCGGCAAACCGAAAGCAGGATTCTGGACGCTCTTCACCAAGAACTTTCAGATTTCAGGTTTCGACCCCTACACCTACCTTACCCTCTCGAAGTGGAAGGTGTATTACACGGAGTATCGCCATCCCATGCTCCCTTTCTTCCTCTATCCTTTCTCGCTACCGAACGGCTGGCTGATAGAACTCACCTCCCGCAACTGGGCAACTACCATCGTGGCGGTGATGATGACATTCTTCTCCACCTACTCCATCCTCTTCTTCAGAAGAATCTTCAGAGAGGTGATGCAGCTGAAGGCTATAGACAGCAATGTGCTCACAGCGATGCTTTTTTCCTTTGCCTACGTGCTGCTCGTCACCTTTGTAGATGACCATTTCGGCATGTCGCTTTTCTTCCTGTCGATGACACTTTATCTGGCAGGCAAACAGCAGCAGGAACACCGCAGCATGCCTTGGTGGCAAACAGCCCTGCTCTTTTTCTTCACGGCAGGCATCACGCTGAGCAATGGCGCCAAGACCTTCCTTGCCGCCCTCTTTACCAATGGCAAAAAACTCTTCCGTCCGAAATATCTGGCATTGGGCATCATCTTGCCTACCCTCCTGATAGGTGCTGCAGGCATCTACCAGAACAAGGCATTCATTATTCCGAACCGCCTGGAAGGAGAACGGCTCGTGGCTCAGAAAGCTGCTAAAGACAGTACTTTTAGGGCAAAGATGGAACAGAAGCAAAAACACGATAAGGCCATTGCTGGCAAGAATATCCAGAAACGAGGCATGCTTTCATGGGCAGATATGTCTATCTCCCGTTCAGAATCATTGGTAGAAAACGTTTTTGGCGAATCGCTTATCCTGCACAGAGAACATCTGCTGGAAGATATCCACAGCCACCGCCCGATATTCGTGAAATACCAGACACCCGTTCCTTATATCATAGAGGGTATCATCGTGATTCTGCTGTGTATGGGCTTTTGGATGGGAAGAAGATCGGCCTTTCTCTGGCTCACTGCCTCATGGGTGGCATGCGATGCCTTCATTCATCTGGTCATGGGATTCGGACTGAACGAGGTTTATATCATGGCTGCCCATTGGGCGTTCATCATTCCGATCTGTATCGGATATATCATCAGAAACTGTAAGGAGAAATATCTGCCTTATCTTCGTGGTGGACTCGCCATCATCACCATCTTCCTGTTCTTCTATAACAGCACGCTGATATTCCAGTATCTGACAAGATAAAAACGAATATCCGGCAAGGTAATAGGTAATAACAAGTATCTTAGATTAAAACCATCATGCTGAAAATAAGTATCTTAACCCCTATCTATGGAGTAGAAAAATATATCGAACAGTGCGCCCGTTCACTGTTCGAGCAGTCGTATGCGTCTATCGAATACATCTTTGTAGATGACTGTACCCCCGATAAAAGCATCGGCATTCTGCAATCGCTCCTGAAAGAATATCCTGAAAGAGCACAACAGGTACGCATCATCCACCACGACAGAAACCGAGGCGTGGGAGCTGCAAGACAGACGGCACTGATGGCGGCTACAGGCGATTATCTTTTATTTGCCGATAGCGATGACATGCTGCCGAAAGATGCAGTTGAGAAGCTGGCAGGAAAAGCAGATAGTAGCCATGCCGACCTGATTGATGGCGGCTACCGGGAGTGGTGCGATGAAAAGGCAGGCAGACTCCAGAAACCTTTTGATGTTTCTGATGAGAAACTGCTCAAACTGCTTGTCTGCCAGAACATCATCACCAATCGTCTGTGGGGAAGAATCTACAAGCGTTCGCTCATCATAGAACACAGGATATTCTTTGAAGAGGGCATCAACTATGCGGAAGATCTTTTCTGGAATGCCCAGTTCATGTTCTACGGCAAAAAGGTGAACATTGATGATGCAGTATATTACTACCGCACCGACAATGAGAATTCCTACAATCACAACATCTCTGAAAAGAATCTTCTGTCATACTTCAAATCAACCCGCCGACTCATCGATTTCTTCGAGCAGAACGATAAGAAGCATCAGTACCTCAGAGCCACAGAGATAGGCATCGTCAATGCCTACCGCTGGGCGGCAAACGCTCATGTAGCCTTCGAAAAGGTGGATCAGACGCTCGACTACAAGCCTAAGAGCTGCCTCATCCGACTCATCATCAAACTCATCAAAAAGGGGGTACCTGTCAAGAGGGTGAATCTTATCTACCTCGCTTACAGAAGGCTATACACTCTTCTAATATCTGCACCTTCAGCAGTTTCATGATACAGAAGTAGATGGTGGCTGAAACCAGCAGACGAACCAGCAGCAGGAGATAGATGTTCTGCAGGCTGCGGGTCATGAAATAGGTAACTACCATCGTAGCTGCCGCACAGAGCATGAATGGCAGTATATCCTTTGCCACATCCAGGAACCGCAATCCGGCAACACGCTTCATCATCCACTGCCAGACCAGAAGCCAGGCGATGATAAACACGGTATAGGCTATCACCATGGTCTGGATGCCATATTGATGACAGAACAATACCAAGGCGAGCAAACCCACTACCTGACCGATGTTGCACCACATATACACATCAGAACGCCCCTTGCTGATGGCAAGGTTCTGATAGAGCGTATAAATCGGCATAAAGGCACCGCTCACACAGAGAATCTGCAACAGCGGCACACTGGCAATCCATTTCTCATGAATCGTAATCAGGATGAATTCGCGTGATACCAAAGTCAAGCCGAACATCAAAGGGAAAGAAAGGAATGCCGTAAAACGGAGCATTTTTCTAAACACCAGCAACTCGCGGTTCTTATCGTCCTGGATAGAAGCCAAGACGGGCTGAGCTATCTGTCCCACCGTATTGGCAACAAACGAATTAGCCTTGGTGTCCCAGTTGTATGCCTGACTATAGTTACCCACATCATTAATCGGATAGAACCTGCCGAAGACAAAGGTCAACACATTGTTGCTCACCGTATTGATAATGTTGGTAACCAGAAGTTTCACGCTGAATCCGAACATCTTCCTCACCGGTCCGAAATCGATATGAAAGTTCGGGCGCCATCCCGTATAATAATATCTTCCTATATTCAGCACGAGGATAAAGATAACCTGCTGCCAGGCAAGACTCCAGTAAGCCATGCCGTTGAATGCCAGTACCAGTCCCACGACATTCGAACTGATCAGAGCCATGAAATTAACGATGGTAATCTCCTTGTTCATCATGTTCTTCATCATATATCCGTTTTGGGCGATGCCAAACGAAGAGATGAAGAAACTCAGGAACACGAAGCGCGACAGGGAGGTGAGACAAGGCTGATGGAAGAAATCAGCTATCAGCGGCGCACAGAAAAAGAGCACCACATACATGGTAAGACTCACCAGGACATTAAACCAGAACACCGAGTTATAATCGTTGTCGGTGGGTTTCCTAATATTCACCAGTGCCTGGGTAAACCCGCTACTCTGCAGATTGCCCGCTATCAGGGTGAATATGGTGAGGATGCCGATGATACCATAATCGGCTGGCGACAACAAGCGCGCCAAGAAGATGCCAAAGAGGATATTGAGTACCTGGGTAGAGCCACTGTTCATCGCTCCCCAGAACAATCCCTTGGCGGTTTTTTCCTTTAATGATTCTGCCATCGTTTCTATCTGATAAATATGGAATATTACTTGTTTTTACTTTTTAGAATGCAAAAGTAGCATAAATAGTTTGAAGTTCAAAACTTTTTGCTTACTTTTGCAGCCGTAAAACAGAAAAAAGTATGGATATTAAGAACATCAAGAAGGAATGGAACGCCACAATACTCGATATATTGAAGGCTTTCATCGAAATCTGCAACAAGTATCACCTCAGATATTACTGTTGTGCCGGCACCGCCATCGGAGCCGCCCGTCACCACGGAATGATTCCCTGGGACGATGACATCGACGTACTGATGCCACGCCCCGACTACGACCGTCTGCTCGAAATCGCCAAGCATGAAGACTTTGGCAAATACGAGGTAATAACTCCCTACAACAACGAGTCATACCCTCTGTATTTCTCCAAACTCGTGAATCGCGAAACCACCCTTATCGAGGAGAAGGAGCGTCCCTGCATCATCGGTCTTTACGTAGATATCTTCCCTCTTGATGCCACCGACGATGACCTGGAAACGGCAAAGGCGCTGTATCGCAAATACTCGAAGACCATCAACCGTCTGAATGCCGTAACCACCCACAATACTTTCTTTGAGTACATCTCCCTGCTCCTGCACAAGGAAACCTGGGGCCGCTTTGCCATCAAGACGCTCGCCTTCTTCTGCCGCAGCAAGATGCGCCACCGCCTCATCCAGCAGATGGACGAGATGAGTCACCGGTATGACTTCGATAAGGCGAAGAACGTATTGGTGAATACGGGTTCCTACCACTATAAGGAGATTTTCCCGAAGGAATGGCTCGGCAAGGGCAAGGAATTCCCGTTCGAGGATACCACCGTCTTGCTGCCGGAGCAGGCTGATACCTATCTGCGCCACTTCTTTGGCGACTATATGAAGTTTCCACCCGTAGAACAGAGAGTAGAGAAACACCTTCGCTACTATCTGAACATGGAAAAGCGGGAAACATGGGATGAGATTAAAAGAAAGCTTTAGCCTTCCCTCACTTCCTGCAAGGAATGTTCGAAACCTTCTTCTACATCAAAGAGCGGTTTCCAGCCTAAAGCCTTGAGCTTATCCGTACTGAAGGTTGCCTTGGTGATAGGCGTGGTATTGCCCTGCTGCGCATCCGCCTCAGGAATATCAAACACCACCTTTCTATCCGCTTTCCTGGCTATCAGCTCTGCCAGTTGGCGGATGGAGATATTCGATTCTGAATGAGCCACATTATAGGCATTTGCCCTCTCGCCATCCAGCAGGAGGCGCAAGATGGCATGGGCGGCATCTACCACATAAAGCCAGGAGCGGAAAGCCTCACCCTTACTCTTCAGGACGATATCCTCACCCTTCAGAACATTGCGGATAAACTGGGCATACACCCTATTGTCACTCTCCGTAAAGCCCGGACCGTAGGTATGACTCAGCCTGGCTATCACCACATCGGCATCATACTCTGCTCCGTATGCCATGCAGAGCGTTTCGGCAGCACGTTTGGAAGATGGATAGCAGGCACGCACCGATGCACAATCCACATAGCCGCTGCTCTTCTCGGTAAATTCAGAGCTATCGCCCTCGCCATAGATTTCACCCGAAGAGATATAAACCATGCGCTGCATGCGGTGACTCAATCCATATTCCAGCAGGTTGGATACGCCGTTGATGTTCGCCTTCATCACCTCTACAGGGTTCTGCTTAAAGAAGTTAGGACTCGCATTGCTGGCTGCATCGATGATGTAATCAGCGCCCTCAGCCAACTCATTATAGACTGGTTCCCCTATCATCCTGTCCATGCTCTTGATGACAGGCTGGGTAACGTCTATCTCTGCAAAGAAGAAAGATTCATCCTCCCAATAGGCAGCAAACTTCTGTCGGGCACGTTCCTTGTTTCTTCCGGCTGCTATCACCTTGTAGCACCGGGCAGGATTCTGCATCAGCACATCAACCACACAGCCTCCTACCAATCCTGTAGCACCAGCCACAAGAATGGTTTTGCCATGCAGACGCCCCAATTCCAAACCTTCCCGGAAAAGGCGCGCAATATCTTCCTTATATGGTGAATTTCCTATCATAACATGTTTATTTTAACCAAGCCTCAGGCTGAACCTTCATCAGTGCCTTCAGTATCTCCAGATCCTCAACGGTGGTTATCTTGATGTTCTTCTCTGAACCAGGCACGATATGCATCTGTCTGCCTCCCAGTTCTGCCATCAGGGTACAGGATGCCACCGAATTGGCGATGCCCTTCTCCTTAGCCTCTTCGTGGGCTGCTATCAGATTGCCCAAACGGAAGGTCTGGGGTGTCTGGGTACGAATCAGCTTGTCGCGCGGAATACTGGTGTTGGTCGTGAAACCATCTTCGCTCTCCAGGATAGCCTCTCTACATTTGATACCCGTAATGGCATAGCCATACTTCTGGCAGATGGCAATATTGGATGAGATGATGTCTTGCGACAAGAGTGGGCGCACGGCATCATGCACCAGCACCAGGTCGTCATCACCGCACCCCGCCTCTTTCAAGCCATAGATACCATTGTGAATCGACTCCTGACCATTGCTTCCGCCAGGGAATATCCATTTCAGCTTGGTAATGCAGAACTGGTTGGCATACGACTGCAGTACCGTTTCCCAACCTGCCAGACATACCACAGCAATACCCTGAATATCAGGATGCTTCTGAAAAGCCATCATCGTATGGATGATGATAGGACAGTTGTCTACATGCATAAACTGCTTTGGGATGTCCTGTCCCATTCTATTGCCAGAACCTCCGGCTATGATCAATGCATAGTTCATATTCTCTATCTTTAAATTGATTATTTCTGAATGATTCTCCCCGGATTCCCTACCACGGTAGCCCCGTCGGGAATATCCTGGAATACCACGGCACCGGCGCCTATCGTCACGTGGTTGCCGATATGGATGCCGCCGAAGACCGTGGCGCCGGTATAAATCTTCACGTCATTTCCGATGGTAGGTCTGCCGCCCTTGCCGTTGCCCAGCGTCACCATCTGCAGACAGTAGAAGTCATCACCTATGCTTTCTGCGTTGAGATAGGTGGCATAGCTGTGCTCCAGATGCGCACCCTTCCCGATATGCGGACACCAGATGGTCATCGTACGCTCGGGAGGCAACAGCCAGCTGATGAAAACCGAACGGTATTCGCCCAGGCGGTAATAAAACAGATTGCGGAAACTCCTTTCGCGGGTGCATGCCTTAATCAGGTTGAGCACCGTAGGCTTCCTGTCCTGCACCTTCAGCAGGTCGGCATCTATCTCCTTCTTATGGAGCAGATACAGAGCGATATGCGGCAACATGCGCACCGCCGAAGCTGACAATATGATGGTTTGTACTATCGGATTCATGACTCTAAATCTTATTTTTATCTTTGCAAAGATACAAAAAATAAAGCAACTAGCATGCTTTTATCCGAAAACAATTGTTCTTTTCACTAAAAATAAGATAATAGAACAGGGTTTGTAGAATTTTAGTCGGTTTTATTGCTAAATAATGTGAATTAAATAGCTTTCCATACAACTTTTCCGTACCTTTGCACAAAGTTATATATAACGATATTTTAGAAGAGGATAAAACAGAACATTATGAAGAGGATATTGATTGTTGAAGACGATTTGGCATTCGGAACCATGATACAGACTTGGCTCAAAAAGAAAGGATTCAATGTAGAAAGGGTAACATCTGTAGGCGCTGCCATCAAAGCGATGGGAGCCGGCGATGCATTCCATCTGGTTCTTTCCGACTTGCGCCTGCCCGACCATGACGGACTGGTATTGCTCCAGCATATCAGAAAGTCCGATGCCCACCTGCCTTTTATCGTAATGACTAGCTATGCAGAGGTTCAGAATGCTGTATGTGCCATGAAATCGGGTGCTACCGATTACGTGGCTAAACCTTTCCATCCCGAAATCCTCTTAGAGAAAATCCGTGAGGCTATCCAGTCGGCTGCTTCTGCGGTTTCAGCCCCTCAGCGTGCAGAATCTGCCGCCAGGCAGGATGCGCCCCAAGAAGAACAGCAGGGCGCTACGGAGGTGCCTAGATATATAAAAGGTGAAAGCGAGGCTTCCAAGCAGCTCTACGAGTTCGTTTCGCTCGTTGCCCCAACCCCGATGTCAGTGCTCATTCTCGGAGCCAGCGGCACCGGAAAGGAATATGTGGCGCGCAGCATCCACGAACAGAGTCTGCGCAAGGACAAGCCTTTCTATGCCATCGACTGCGGCGCTATTCCTAAGGAGGTGGCAGCATCTGAATTCTTCGGATATAAGAAGGGTGCCTTTACCGGAGCCGAACAGGATAAGAAGGGCGCCTTCGAGATAGCTAACGGCGGAACGGTTTTCCTCGATGAAATGGGAAACCTCAACTACGAAGTACAGGTACAGCTTCTCAGAGCCTTGCAGGAGAGGAAAATCCGTCCGCTGGGCAGCACGCAGGAGATTGATGTGGATATCCGACTCATCTGTGCCACCAACGAGAATCTGGCGCAGGCAGTAGCCGAAGGCAAGTTCAGAGAGGACCTCTATCACCGCATCAACGAGTTTACCATCTACATGCCTGCCCTCAAGGACAGAGGTGCCGACATCTTCCTCTTTGCCAACCTCTTTATCAAGCACGCCAACCAGGAACTGGGCAAGAATGTGCTCGGACTGGATGCCAAAGCCTCCGAAATCATCGCCTCATACAACTGGCCGGGCAACCTGCGCGAACTGAACAATGTGATGAAGCGCGCCACCCTGCTCGCCCGTGGCAAGTATATCGGTGCCCAGGAAC includes these proteins:
- a CDS encoding lipopolysaccharide biosynthesis protein; this encodes MAESLKEKTAKGLFWGAMNSGSTQVLNILFGIFLARLLSPADYGIIGILTIFTLIAGNLQSSGFTQALVNIRKPTDNDYNSVFWFNVLVSLTMYVVLFFCAPLIADFFHQPCLTSLSRFVFLSFFISSFGIAQNGYMMKNMMNKEITIVNFMALISSNVVGLVLAFNGMAYWSLAWQQVIFILVLNIGRYYYTGWRPNFHIDFGPVRKMFGFSVKLLVTNIINTVSNNVLTFVFGRFYPINDVGNYSQAYNWDTKANSFVANTVGQIAQPVLASIQDDKNRELLVFRKMLRFTAFLSFPLMFGLTLVSREFILITIHEKWIASVPLLQILCVSGAFMPIYTLYQNLAISKGRSDVYMWCNIGQVVGLLALVLFCHQYGIQTMVIAYTVFIIAWLLVWQWMMKRVAGLRFLDVAKDILPFMLCAAATMVVTYFMTRSLQNIYLLLLVRLLVSATIYFCIMKLLKVQILEECIAFCKRGR
- a CDS encoding LicD family protein; this translates as MDIKNIKKEWNATILDILKAFIEICNKYHLRYYCCAGTAIGAARHHGMIPWDDDIDVLMPRPDYDRLLEIAKHEDFGKYEVITPYNNESYPLYFSKLVNRETTLIEEKERPCIIGLYVDIFPLDATDDDLETAKALYRKYSKTINRLNAVTTHNTFFEYISLLLHKETWGRFAIKTLAFFCRSKMRHRLIQQMDEMSHRYDFDKAKNVLVNTGSYHYKEIFPKEWLGKGKEFPFEDTTVLLPEQADTYLRHFFGDYMKFPPVEQRVEKHLRYYLNMEKRETWDEIKRKL
- a CDS encoding NAD-dependent epimerase/dehydratase family protein — translated: MIGNSPYKEDIARLFREGLELGRLHGKTILVAGATGLVGGCVVDVLMQNPARCYKVIAAGRNKERARQKFAAYWEDESFFFAEIDVTQPVIKSMDRMIGEPVYNELAEGADYIIDAASNASPNFFKQNPVEVMKANINGVSNLLEYGLSHRMQRMVYISSGEIYGEGDSSEFTEKSSGYVDCASVRACYPSSKRAAETLCMAYGAEYDADVVIARLSHTYGPGFTESDNRVYAQFIRNVLKGEDIVLKSKGEAFRSWLYVVDAAHAILRLLLDGERANAYNVAHSESNISIRQLAELIARKADRKVVFDIPEADAQQGNTTPITKATFSTDKLKALGWKPLFDVEEGFEHSLQEVREG
- a CDS encoding IspD/TarI family cytidylyltransferase, which codes for MNYALIIAGGSGNRMGQDIPKQFMHVDNCPIIIHTMMAFQKHPDIQGIAVVCLAGWETVLQSYANQFCITKLKWIFPGGSNGQESIHNGIYGLKEAGCGDDDLVLVHDAVRPLLSQDIISSNIAICQKYGYAITGIKCREAILESEDGFTTNTSIPRDKLIRTQTPQTFRLGNLIAAHEEAKEKGIANSVASCTLMAELGGRQMHIVPGSEKNIKITTVEDLEILKALMKVQPEAWLK
- a CDS encoding serine O-acetyltransferase: MNPIVQTIILSASAVRMLPHIALYLLHKKEIDADLLKVQDRKPTVLNLIKACTRERSFRNLFYYRLGEYRSVFISWLLPPERTMTIWCPHIGKGAHLEHSYATYLNAESIGDDFYCLQMVTLGNGKGGRPTIGNDVKIYTGATVFGGIHIGNHVTIGAGAVVFQDIPDGATVVGNPGRIIQK
- a CDS encoding sigma-54-dependent transcriptional regulator; amino-acid sequence: MKRILIVEDDLAFGTMIQTWLKKKGFNVERVTSVGAAIKAMGAGDAFHLVLSDLRLPDHDGLVLLQHIRKSDAHLPFIVMTSYAEVQNAVCAMKSGATDYVAKPFHPEILLEKIREAIQSAASAVSAPQRAESAARQDAPQEEQQGATEVPRYIKGESEASKQLYEFVSLVAPTPMSVLILGASGTGKEYVARSIHEQSLRKDKPFYAIDCGAIPKEVAASEFFGYKKGAFTGAEQDKKGAFEIANGGTVFLDEMGNLNYEVQVQLLRALQERKIRPLGSTQEIDVDIRLICATNENLAQAVAEGKFREDLYHRINEFTIYMPALKDRGADIFLFANLFIKHANQELGKNVLGLDAKASEIIASYNWPGNLRELNNVMKRATLLARGKYIGAQELEKTMAQTSPARPINMQLHSEQSEQESIAAALRATHGNKSKAAQLLAIDRKTLYNKMKKYGME